atgaataAGTACATCAAGAATAATCTGTAAATTGTTCACGCAAATAAAATCAACAGTTATGAGGATAACTATGAAAGTAATAAAAAGTGATCCCATAATCGTAACcgtaaaaaataagagaaaattcttTGAGGAATTGCATGTAACATGTTGTTAAATTGAGAAAACTTTATATAACATGGGCATACTATTCTTTCCCTTGTGGTGCAATATTACGGTTACATGTatcttttttcttgaaaaaactaTTATTAATTAGGGTAAATCTATCTTATAAGAAAGTTAAGTGTTCTTGAAAAACCTTGTCCTTTTTACCAATTTTAAACAATGAGGCTATCCATATGTACTACCTGAGCTTTCATATTTTCTTCCTTATTCTTCCTCTGCACGTTTTCGTTTACTTTTTCATAAACATCCTATTCCAAATTAgttgtcagaatcgagtttttaccttGACTCGTTTTGTctaggtaaaatcgaaacgtaaaatcatagagtttacctcatatatatatatacacttatataatattctaaatacattaatcattttaagttttaacttaattataaagCAAAAATATACTATATCATCATAATAAAGTGTAATATTCACAAACTTGTATCAAACTACATAAATTCTCCACCAAATCCTAAAATGTAACATCCAAAAGATTATAAATAAGCAATAGTCTCATAGGTTTTTCAAGTTCAAAAAACACATcttttcatcatcttcttcttcttcaaattaatcaaaattcaatcCTTCTAACATCATCTTCATTAGAACATTCATATTCTATTCGATTAAATTCATCTCCAaatattaaagattttttaatattataaccaaaatatgaatgtgaataaaattaaaaatccatATAGAAAATTTTATGGGCCAAAATATAAAATGAGATTTATAAATTTTGACATAGAAAAGTAAAATCAGgtcaaagagtaaaatccaaCGATTTTACACGATTTTACCGATTTCAGAAAGATTTAAATCACTTAAAATTGTTTTGGAATACGATTTTACTTAAAAAGATTTTTACCTGCGATTTAACACAAAATGCTGACCTAGAAACGTGAAATCTATAGAATTTAGgttttaaatcgagattttaacaACCTTGCCCTATTCTATGTCTTTTCAATTACTTTCCCCTtgctttttttaaaataagaaacattatttttttcttcaccaATCCTGACATTGTCTACCAACTCTTTCTTTCATGTTActtcaatattaaaatatttttttctctctacaTTTATTTTGAATTCTGATTTTCCCCTTTATTCACTTGCTATTTGAATTCAAATTTTCCCCTTTATTCACTTCTATAAAAATAGATCAATGTATTTCCTCTCCCTtcgctttttttttttgaagaaaatattatGAAGAACACATAACAACAAGAATTTTTTCTGAAGAACACATAACAACAAAAAGGTTAtctctaatttattttatgatttattcATATTTGTTATTTGCTCATGTTTGAATATTTAGTTAATATATCTACAACAATGCGTTTTGTTTTTTCACAACTTCATGACAAGTACTATAAGGTAAGCTAAACATTcataaataatgtattttttgtgaaatcataaatattttttatttaatccaTAACAGAATTTTATAACTTTTACCAAGAAAGAGAGATTATTAAAATACTCTGATGACGTTGCGAAGGTCTCGGGGGCGTCCACCAAAAACGGTGCCATCGATACTGGAAAGCTCATCATTGTCGGCGAATGTTACGGTGGTGAATAGAAAGGAAGATAACGCTGCGAATCGTACGGTGAAAAAACCGATAAGTGAAGTTGAAACTGTGCAAATCGAAGCTCAAACGGAAGCATCACAAAAGAACGAGAAGGATCGCAAACTTTGGGTGGATGTTATCAGTGGTAATCGGAATCCAGCGAAGGGGCGGGCGATAAATATGTTGCTCCTACGGTGGTTAACGGTGAGGATGAAATCAATCTCGACGATGAAGATGTTGAATCGGAATTGCAATTCTGGAAAAATTCGTTGATTCTGTATGTAATTGGGGAAGATATTAGTATGCACACAATGAAGAACTTTATGTTGAAGGCGTGGAATTTCATTCATTTACCGGACCTCTATTACAATGAAGCTGGGTATTTTATTCTCCGATTCAAGCAACGAGATGACTTGGATGCAGTGGCGATGAAGGGGCCGTATACTATCAGAACCATGTCGTTGGTGTTGAAGACTTGGAGACCAGATTTCAATCCCAAAGATGATATGGTGAGAACTCTCCCAATTTGGGTGAAGTTACCTCAGCTTCCCTTACATCTCTGGGGGGAGAGGAGCCTCAATAAGATTGCTAGTGCCATTGGAGCACCGTTGGTGACAGATGAATGCACGACGCATAAGCTCCGAGTGTCGTATGCAAGAATGTTGATTGAAGTAGACATTACACAGAAGATGCTTGATGAAATTACTATAACATATAACGAAGGCAAGAAGAGGAAACAGGCATTTGAATATGAGTGGAGACCTTACTTTTGTGAAAGATGCCAAAAGATTGGTCATAGATGTGAACAGGAACGCAAGCAGAAGGTCTGGCAGCCAAAACCTCAATTGAAAGCTGATTAGGGGAAGCCCCTCAGTAGTGCAAGTTCCACACCAATTCAAGAGGCTCCCAAGAGATTGGAGGATGCTGATGATGGCGAGTGGACAATTATTCAACGATCAGCTCGAGATAAAGGTAAGGCAACTAAACTTGCTGAGTCTTCAAAAGGTGTTAATTACGTTAATGGATTTAAAGTGCTGGGGGATTTGAATGGAACTCAGGGCGCATATGATGGTGGACCATGTTAGTATCGTGGAATGTGCATGGGCTAAATAAAGCCTGTAAGCTTAGGGAGATTAGCTCCCATCTCTTAAAGCTTCATCCTAATATAGTAGTTCTTGTTGAAACTAGAGTTAAAGCTAGTAAAGCCTGCAAAATCCGTGAGAAATTGTGCTTGCTTGGGAAATATTTGGACAATTACAATCACCATGATAATGGTAGAATTTGGATTGAATGGGATGATAATAAGGTTAATATTAGACTGGTCAAGAGCTCTAGCTAATTTATACATTGTAGTGTCCATGATGTGAATGGTAATTTTAGCTATTGGTTAACTGATATATATGCCCATAACCAGTTGGATTAAAGGAAGAAACTGTGGCAGGATATGGAGAAAATTTGCAAGAACCAACAAGGACCATGGTGTGCTGTTGGGGATTACAATAATGTGGTCACTAGCCTGGACAGAAGTGGAGGCAACTTGGTAACTGAGGCTGAGTTTATAGATATTCAGGCCATGATGGATAACACTGGGTTACATGAGATGGATAACACTGGTGAGTTTTTTACATGGTCCAACAAGCAGGCTGACAATCCAATCTATTCTAGGATTGATAGGCTTTTGGCTAACCTAGCTTGGATGCAGGATCATAGTGATGCTTGTCTGATGATTCTTCCCCCCATGTTTCTGACCATGCTATTTTGCACTTGTCCAAACCTGGTAAATTGAGAAGGAGTAGGCAGTTTAGATTCAATAACTATTGGGTGGATGTTATTGATTATTATGAGCAGGTTCAAAGGAGCTGGGAAAGGCCAGTGAGTGGTACACCTATGCAGAAACTGTGGAAAAAATTGATGAGACTTAAGCCTGTTCTACTGAAACTCAACAGATATAATGACATTCAACAGAGGAAATCTGCTGCTAGACTTGCTCTTGACCAAGCTTTCTTAGACCTAAGGGCCAATCCTATGGAGGCAGAGAATATTAACCATGTAAAGAAGTTGACTGAGGATGTGCTATATTGGAATGAGATGGAAGAGAAGATGATGATGCAAAGGACTAAGATTGATTGGATTCTTTTAGGAGATGGAAATACTGCCTTCTTCCATGCTTACCTAAGAACCAAACATAACTCCAAGCATATGAGATGCCTTCAGAGAGAGGATGGCACTGTCTTGACTGCCCAGGATGATATTGCACAAGAGGTCCTTGGCTTCTATGGCAAGTTAATGGGGCAGGATAGTGGTAAGCTAAAGCATATTGATATTGCAGCTCTTAGAAATGGGAGACAGTTTAGTATGCAGCAAAGAGAGGAATTGCTTTCTCCTATCACTAT
The Vicia villosa cultivar HV-30 ecotype Madison, WI linkage group LG6, Vvil1.0, whole genome shotgun sequence genome window above contains:
- the LOC131615107 gene encoding uncharacterized protein LOC131615107 encodes the protein MTLRRSRGRPPKTVPSILESSSLSANVTVVNRKEDNAANRTVKKPISEVETVQIEAQTEASQKNEKDRKLWVDVISDISMHTMKNFMLKAWNFIHLPDLYYNEAGYFILRFKQRDDLDAVAMKGPYTIRTMSLVLKTWRPDFNPKDDMVRTLPIWVKLPQLPLHLWGERSLNKIASAIGAPLVTDECTTHKLRVSYARMLIEVDITQKMLDEITITYNEGKKRKQAFEYEWRPYFCERCQKIGHRCEQERKQKVWQPKPQLKAD